One part of the Verrucomicrobiales bacterium genome encodes these proteins:
- the murD gene encoding UDP-N-acetylmuramoyl-L-alanine--D-glutamate ligase, giving the protein MSSYEKQKVLVIGLGMSGQSAATFLRQRGADVWAIDSADTAELRATAERLGKDGIRVLLGASDLAESGFELGVVSPGVPGDLPCLGRLRSAGVPVIGELELGYRESLCLNIAITGTDGKTTTTRLIERVLSNSHKRTIAAGNIGTPITSVVDRTRDLDFLTLEVSSFQLESIQYFRSTVAVLLNLAPDHLDRHRSMEAYIRAKGRLFENQQAFDWAIVQSEALAQLRALGIEPRGKIITFSATDSQADLFLDRSLLISRLPLWEGPLLDLEKCKLSGPHNAENCMAALAVGRVLRLPLEETIAAVRDFVPLPHRCELLREVNGVRFINDSKATTMHALEAALRAIPMATGGRPNVWLIAGGKDKGLDYHQVGPLLHERVKGTYLIGETATRLRSDWGLFTPCSVCGSLLEAVSEAARRAEPGDVVLLSPACSSFDQFRDYQHRGEVFRQAVLALALA; this is encoded by the coding sequence ATGTCGAGTTACGAAAAGCAAAAAGTGTTGGTGATCGGGTTGGGGATGAGCGGCCAGTCGGCCGCCACATTCCTTCGTCAACGCGGGGCGGATGTTTGGGCGATCGACAGTGCTGACACCGCCGAGCTGCGGGCTACCGCTGAGCGGCTTGGCAAGGATGGCATCCGGGTTCTCCTGGGTGCCAGCGACCTTGCGGAGTCGGGCTTCGAGCTGGGTGTTGTTAGCCCGGGCGTGCCTGGTGATCTGCCTTGCCTCGGGCGGCTTCGCTCCGCTGGAGTGCCCGTGATCGGCGAGCTGGAACTTGGGTATCGAGAGTCGCTTTGCTTGAACATCGCCATCACCGGCACGGACGGCAAGACCACCACGACCCGGTTGATTGAGCGAGTGTTGTCCAATAGCCACAAGCGAACGATCGCCGCCGGGAATATCGGCACCCCGATCACCTCCGTGGTTGATCGGACTCGAGACCTTGATTTTCTGACCCTCGAGGTCAGCTCCTTTCAATTGGAATCGATCCAATACTTTCGATCCACGGTGGCAGTGCTGTTGAATCTGGCCCCGGATCATTTGGATCGGCATCGATCCATGGAGGCCTATATTCGAGCGAAGGGGCGTCTGTTTGAGAACCAGCAGGCGTTTGACTGGGCGATTGTTCAATCGGAGGCACTGGCGCAGCTTCGCGCTCTGGGAATCGAGCCGCGTGGGAAAATTATCACCTTTAGCGCGACGGATTCGCAGGCGGACCTTTTCCTCGATCGGAGTTTGCTCATCAGCCGGCTTCCTCTGTGGGAAGGCCCGCTGCTCGATCTCGAGAAATGCAAACTCAGCGGTCCGCATAATGCCGAGAACTGCATGGCGGCTTTGGCGGTGGGACGCGTGCTGCGGTTGCCCCTCGAGGAGACGATCGCCGCGGTGCGTGATTTCGTGCCGCTGCCCCATCGCTGCGAGTTGCTGCGGGAGGTCAATGGGGTGCGTTTCATCAACGACTCGAAAGCCACCACGATGCATGCCCTGGAGGCCGCCTTGCGGGCGATCCCCATGGCCACGGGGGGGCGTCCCAATGTCTGGTTGATTGCAGGTGGCAAGGACAAGGGTTTGGATTATCACCAAGTGGGCCCACTTCTGCACGAAAGGGTGAAGGGGACCTACCTCATCGGTGAGACGGCCACGCGCCTTCGGTCGGACTGGGGACTTTTTACTCCTTGCAGCGTGTGCGGCTCGTTGTTAGAAGCAGTTAGCGAAGCCGCCCGGCGAGCTGAGCCGGGAGATGTGGTCCTGCTTTCACCCGCTTGTTCCAGCTTTGATCAATTTCGGGACTATCAACATCGTGGCGAGGTGTTTAGGCAGGCGGTTTTAGCCTTGGCCCTCGCCTGA
- a CDS encoding UDP-N-acetylmuramoyl-tripeptide--D-alanyl-D-alanine ligase: MDPLSIPFVVDACRGRLAQGLSSAVVRRVCSDSRLAQEGDLFLAIPGERFDGHQFLPEVTARGVAAVLVEKGKWAGIAGDCAVIEVDDVRAGLGRLGASYRRQLSARCVAVAGSNGKTTTKELVAAVLRQRYATVWSEASFNNDLGVPFTLLRMDRTHQAAVLELGTNHPGELAPLIDMVSPQFGVITSIGREHLEFFGTVAGVAEEEGTLAARLPADGLLVLDADSEWTPAIVTRALCRVVRAGWREGSDWRLGEVALSAGGTRFQIVSAPAGYAGDYQVPLLGRHQALNALFAIVLGAEFGLAAEEIRQGLSQCQPAKSRLKLQQAGGIQIIDDSYNANADSMLAALRTLGELPCSGRRVAVVGDMAELGDHTLAAHREVGERAGELGVDLLVAVGAQAGATLEGAGSQQAGRALAFEDVDAALVFLTASLRGGDLVLVKASRSARLDRVVDGLLKHLMS; this comes from the coding sequence GTGGATCCCCTCTCCATTCCTTTCGTTGTGGACGCCTGCCGCGGTCGTTTGGCTCAAGGTCTCAGCTCGGCCGTGGTGCGGCGGGTCTGTTCAGATTCGCGTCTGGCCCAGGAGGGAGATTTGTTTTTGGCGATTCCGGGGGAGCGCTTCGATGGTCACCAGTTTCTTCCCGAAGTAACCGCGCGCGGCGTGGCGGCGGTCCTGGTTGAAAAGGGCAAGTGGGCGGGTATCGCGGGTGATTGCGCGGTGATCGAGGTGGATGATGTGAGAGCGGGACTGGGGCGCCTGGGAGCATCCTATCGTCGACAGCTCTCCGCTCGGTGTGTGGCGGTCGCCGGTTCCAATGGCAAGACCACCACGAAGGAGTTGGTGGCAGCCGTCCTGCGACAGCGGTACGCCACGGTGTGGAGCGAGGCGAGCTTCAATAACGATTTGGGAGTTCCTTTCACGTTGCTGCGGATGGATCGCACTCATCAGGCCGCCGTGCTTGAGCTGGGCACCAATCACCCGGGCGAGTTAGCGCCTCTCATCGACATGGTGTCGCCGCAGTTCGGGGTCATCACGAGCATCGGCCGCGAGCATCTGGAGTTCTTCGGGACCGTGGCTGGCGTTGCGGAAGAAGAAGGCACGCTGGCAGCTCGTCTGCCTGCCGATGGGCTCCTGGTGCTCGATGCGGATTCGGAGTGGACGCCGGCCATCGTGACCCGGGCCTTGTGCCGAGTCGTGCGGGCGGGGTGGCGGGAGGGAAGCGACTGGCGTTTGGGAGAGGTTGCCCTGAGCGCGGGCGGAACCCGGTTTCAAATCGTTTCCGCCCCTGCCGGGTATGCGGGAGACTATCAGGTGCCGCTGCTCGGTCGGCATCAGGCATTGAACGCGCTTTTTGCCATCGTCCTGGGCGCTGAGTTTGGCCTGGCCGCGGAGGAGATTCGGCAGGGTCTGAGTCAGTGCCAGCCAGCAAAATCTCGCCTCAAGCTTCAGCAGGCGGGAGGAATCCAGATTATCGACGACAGTTACAATGCGAATGCGGACTCCATGCTCGCCGCGCTTCGGACGCTGGGAGAGCTGCCTTGCTCGGGGCGTCGGGTGGCCGTGGTCGGGGACATGGCTGAGTTGGGCGATCATACCCTGGCCGCGCATCGGGAGGTGGGCGAGCGGGCGGGAGAGTTGGGGGTAGATCTTTTAGTGGCGGTAGGCGCGCAGGCAGGTGCGACGTTGGAGGGGGCCGGGAGTCAGCAGGCCGGGAGAGCACTTGCTTTTGAGGATGTGGACGCCGCCCTGGTTTTCCTGACGGCTTCCTTGCGCGGGGGGGATCTGGTTTTAGTCAAGGCCTCGCGGTCGGCGCGGCTCGATCGGGTGGTGGACGGCCTGCTGAAGCATCTGATGTCATGA
- a CDS encoding UDP-N-acetylmuramoyl-L-alanyl-D-glutamate--2,6-diaminopimelate ligase encodes MRVKDLITHLPGARVEGAVDREITSMAYDSRRVTPGTLFVAVPGQRVDGGEFMADAVERGAPVVLCHHDAVAPARVTRIRVDDVREAMARASAAFYGRPSSSMKLVGVTGTNGKTTVAFMVKAILEASGSKTGLMGTVRYEVGDRVIPAQRTTPESVDIQQMLAQMVRADCQACVMEVSSHALDQKRVWGIGYDVAIFTNLTQDHLDYHGTMESYFASKARLFTPDWESDKIPACIINIDDDYGARLAAQTKQVSVRLTYGVEKSAELRATQLELGRDGSRFLVETADKSFACRLPLIGRHNVYNALAAIGAALVLGIPVRHIQAALNILPPVPGRLEAIHRGQPFGVYVDYAHTDDALQNVLTTLREITRGRVLLVFGCGGARDVTKRPKMGRVAGRLADYTIITSDNPRREPPAEIAAQIERGLVAVRNDQYHVELERRRAIDEVIRMAQPGDTVLIAGKGHETYQEFSDTVVPFDDRLYAAETLELLGHKTGRS; translated from the coding sequence ATGCGTGTCAAAGACCTAATCACCCACCTTCCGGGAGCCCGTGTGGAAGGCGCTGTGGATCGTGAGATCACGTCCATGGCCTACGATTCGCGTCGCGTGACTCCCGGCACTCTGTTCGTCGCGGTGCCGGGGCAGCGCGTCGATGGGGGTGAGTTTATGGCGGATGCCGTGGAGCGGGGTGCTCCGGTGGTGCTCTGCCATCATGACGCCGTGGCACCGGCGCGAGTCACCCGGATTCGGGTGGACGATGTCCGTGAGGCGATGGCCCGGGCCAGTGCGGCTTTTTATGGTCGGCCGAGCTCGAGCATGAAGCTCGTTGGCGTTACCGGCACGAACGGCAAGACCACGGTGGCATTCATGGTGAAAGCGATCTTGGAAGCTTCGGGATCGAAAACCGGTCTGATGGGGACCGTGCGTTATGAGGTGGGAGACCGGGTAATACCAGCCCAGCGGACGACCCCTGAGTCGGTGGATATTCAGCAAATGCTAGCCCAGATGGTGCGCGCGGATTGTCAGGCCTGCGTGATGGAGGTGAGTTCGCACGCGCTGGACCAAAAGCGGGTGTGGGGTATCGGTTACGATGTCGCCATTTTCACGAACTTGACCCAGGATCACTTGGATTACCATGGGACGATGGAGAGTTATTTTGCTTCCAAGGCGCGGTTGTTCACGCCGGACTGGGAGAGCGACAAGATTCCAGCCTGCATCATCAATATTGATGACGATTATGGGGCTCGTTTGGCGGCCCAGACGAAACAGGTCAGCGTGCGGCTGACCTATGGGGTGGAAAAGTCCGCGGAGCTGCGGGCAACTCAGCTGGAGTTGGGGCGGGATGGCTCCCGATTCCTGGTCGAGACTGCGGATAAAAGCTTCGCGTGTCGGCTTCCCTTGATCGGCCGGCACAACGTCTATAACGCCTTGGCGGCCATTGGTGCCGCGTTGGTGCTGGGGATTCCGGTGCGGCACATCCAAGCTGCCTTGAACATTCTGCCGCCGGTTCCGGGCCGGCTCGAGGCGATTCATCGTGGGCAGCCGTTTGGTGTGTATGTGGACTACGCCCACACCGACGATGCGCTGCAGAATGTCCTCACGACGCTGCGAGAAATCACGCGGGGGCGGGTTTTGCTGGTGTTTGGGTGTGGTGGCGCGCGCGATGTGACCAAGCGGCCCAAGATGGGTAGGGTGGCCGGGCGTCTGGCCGATTACACGATCATTACCAGCGACAATCCGCGCCGGGAGCCTCCGGCGGAGATCGCAGCCCAGATCGAGCGTGGATTGGTCGCGGTGCGCAACGATCAGTATCATGTGGAGCTCGAGCGTCGCCGCGCGATTGACGAGGTGATTCGGATGGCCCAGCCGGGGGATACGGTCTTGATTGCCGGCAAGGGGCATGAAACTTACCAAGAGTTCAGCGACACCGTCGTTCCTTTTGACGATCGTCTCTACGCCGCGGAGACCCTGGAGCTTCTCGGGCACAAAACGGGTCGCTCCTAA
- the rsmH gene encoding 16S rRNA (cytosine(1402)-N(4))-methyltransferase RsmH: protein MEASGHRPVLLEEVLTALAVGPGGCWVDGTLGRAGHAEAILERCGPDGRLYGLDRDAAAIDAARIRLARFEGRVEFRQANFAEMADGLGRSSCDGVLLDLGVSSPQLDTPERGFSFLRDGPLDMRFDQRQSLTAEQLVNHSDERALADLFWKLGEERASRRIAQAIVAERRTHPFRTTGQLAALVERVCPRGGRKAHPATRVFQALRCAVNDEGRSLSSGLAAACSVLKPGGRLAVITFHSLEDRAVKDFGNERSRDYDFDGTVDIPELRRPKKPELRWLQRKAILPGDEEIQSNPRARSAQLRVLEKLA, encoded by the coding sequence GTGGAGGCTTCGGGACATCGGCCGGTGTTGCTGGAAGAGGTGCTCACCGCGCTGGCGGTGGGGCCCGGAGGGTGCTGGGTGGATGGGACTTTGGGTCGGGCAGGGCACGCGGAGGCGATTCTGGAACGCTGCGGACCAGACGGGCGTCTTTACGGATTGGATCGGGATGCGGCCGCCATCGACGCAGCCAGGATAAGATTGGCGCGCTTTGAGGGTCGGGTGGAGTTCAGGCAGGCGAATTTCGCGGAGATGGCAGATGGGTTGGGCAGGTCGAGCTGTGATGGGGTTTTATTGGATCTCGGGGTGAGTTCCCCCCAGTTGGACACGCCGGAGCGAGGGTTCAGCTTCCTTCGCGATGGTCCTCTCGACATGCGGTTTGATCAGCGTCAGTCGCTGACCGCCGAGCAGTTGGTCAACCATTCGGACGAACGTGCGTTGGCTGACCTGTTTTGGAAGCTGGGTGAAGAACGGGCATCGCGTCGGATCGCTCAGGCCATTGTGGCAGAGCGTCGGACTCACCCGTTTCGCACCACGGGACAGCTCGCGGCTTTGGTCGAGCGGGTCTGTCCTCGGGGTGGGCGGAAAGCCCATCCGGCAACGCGGGTGTTTCAGGCGTTGCGGTGCGCAGTCAATGATGAAGGCCGCTCCCTCTCAAGCGGACTGGCGGCAGCCTGCTCAGTTCTAAAACCCGGTGGACGGCTCGCGGTGATCACCTTTCATTCGCTGGAGGATCGGGCGGTGAAGGACTTCGGAAACGAGCGGTCCAGAGACTACGATTTCGACGGAACGGTGGACATCCCCGAGCTGCGTCGCCCAAAGAAGCCCGAGCTCCGCTGGCTTCAGCGGAAAGCAATTTTGCCGGGGGACGAAGAGATTCAGTCGAACCCGCGGGCGCGTAGCGCTCAGCTGAGGGTTCTGGAAAAGTTGGCATGA
- the mraY gene encoding phospho-N-acetylmuramoyl-pentapeptide-transferase, protein MMLYFSQWLLEYSRGTPWEDPLSFLRLFRYLTVRSAGAAITALAISWWLGPPLIRALKRLRFGQDYVDKAQEAGGLTARIDKRGTPTMGGVLIVVAMDVAALLWAQPNVLVLLTLLSVLVLAGLGFYDDYAKITQQSNRGAKAAVKLIVQFGLAGFIALYLYRNPATRPLVEEVMVPFMKHPVATGILGATLGIGLTMLAIVASSNAVNLTDGLDGLAIGCTLIVGMVFLILTYVAGNFRFAGYLQVPYVEGAGELTVVCAAMMGAGLGFLWFNCHPAQVFMGDTGSLALGGALGIMAVLIHQPFVLVIAGAIFVAEGASVLLQTGWFKFTRMRYGEGRRLFRMAPLHHHFEKLGWHETKVVMRFYILCFLFAVLALATLKLR, encoded by the coding sequence ATGATGTTGTATTTCTCTCAATGGCTTTTGGAATATTCCCGGGGCACGCCCTGGGAAGATCCGCTTTCGTTCCTGAGGCTGTTTCGTTACCTCACCGTGCGGAGCGCCGGCGCGGCCATCACCGCCCTAGCGATTTCATGGTGGCTGGGACCGCCGCTCATCCGAGCGTTGAAGCGCTTGCGGTTCGGCCAGGACTATGTGGACAAGGCTCAGGAGGCGGGCGGGCTCACGGCTCGGATCGACAAGCGTGGCACCCCGACCATGGGTGGGGTGCTCATCGTGGTGGCGATGGACGTGGCGGCCTTGCTTTGGGCTCAGCCGAACGTGCTGGTGCTGCTCACGCTCCTTTCGGTGTTGGTGCTGGCCGGACTTGGTTTCTATGATGATTACGCCAAGATCACCCAGCAGAGCAATCGAGGCGCCAAGGCGGCGGTCAAGTTGATCGTCCAATTTGGACTGGCGGGGTTCATTGCGCTCTATTTGTACCGGAATCCCGCTACTCGTCCTTTGGTGGAGGAGGTCATGGTGCCCTTCATGAAGCATCCGGTGGCAACGGGGATTTTGGGCGCCACCCTTGGTATCGGGCTAACGATGCTCGCGATCGTGGCCAGTTCCAACGCCGTGAATCTGACCGATGGACTGGACGGGTTGGCGATCGGCTGCACCCTCATCGTGGGGATGGTGTTCTTGATCCTCACCTACGTGGCGGGAAACTTTCGCTTTGCTGGCTATCTGCAGGTGCCCTATGTGGAGGGCGCCGGTGAACTCACCGTGGTTTGCGCTGCGATGATGGGTGCCGGGCTTGGCTTTCTGTGGTTCAACTGTCATCCGGCGCAGGTCTTTATGGGAGACACGGGTTCGCTGGCCCTGGGCGGGGCTTTGGGGATCATGGCCGTGCTCATCCACCAGCCGTTCGTGCTGGTGATCGCCGGCGCGATCTTTGTGGCCGAGGGGGCCTCCGTCCTGTTGCAGACCGGTTGGTTCAAGTTCACGAGAATGCGCTACGGCGAAGGGCGACGGTTGTTCCGGATGGCCCCGCTGCACCATCACTTCGAGAAGCTGGGCTGGCACGAGACCAAGGTGGTGATGCGGTTCTATATTCTGTGTTTCTTGTTCGCCGTCCTGGCGTTGGCGACGCTCAAGTTGCGTTAA
- a CDS encoding penicillin-binding protein 2, translating to MASQALFRPNQLRWLFGLTSCLVLALMALGGRLYVLQVQRHEELRALAESLTHDATVREPWRGDIRDANGNPLATSHPVKRLCADPSLIRNRQWDVARALAPILGRSETELADRLKITTRVDTNGVVRTNQFVDLRFEATLDQWTQVTQAMAQVRFEGDEAVLPKRERRFWNTLRQRAIFGIDSQRRIYPNGQLASHVVGVVGITNYTLHDTWVRELFGVEGIEASFNKQLSGVRGIRVTERDRSNRELVRFRGQDAEPVAGLNVVLTVDLVLQKILEAELAEAAAKFRPENAMGIIVRPRTGDILAMANSRTFDPNDLSASTVQHRRNRIIADFYEPGSTFKIVSLSAALNEKVARLTDYFDCEHGSWRYGGLVLTDHEHYGSLPLETVFAKSSNIGIAKMALRMSETNFHRYVRAFGFGSRSGIELPGEVMGRLRDPKYWHKTSLTRIPIGYEIGATPLQMVMAVAAVANQGVLMQPHVVKRLVDNEGRTVVEYSPQKVREVMSPAVAKQVVQAMKTVASTNGTGIKAMLDNYYVAGKTGTAWKWNSTTARYDKRYYSSFIGFFPADDPELCISIVVDDPQSGVYGGQVAAPVFRKVAEQASHYLKIPPDRGSLSVPTEDSRVPVPAMVRSFPAAQVGGSVRPANIP from the coding sequence ATGGCCTCGCAAGCCTTATTTCGTCCCAACCAGCTCCGCTGGCTCTTTGGGCTGACCTCCTGCCTCGTGCTGGCACTCATGGCATTGGGTGGACGTCTGTACGTGCTGCAGGTCCAACGTCATGAGGAGCTGCGGGCGCTGGCGGAGTCACTCACCCACGACGCAACCGTTCGGGAGCCTTGGCGCGGGGATATTCGGGATGCCAACGGAAATCCGCTGGCGACGAGCCATCCGGTGAAGCGTCTCTGCGCGGACCCGTCACTGATACGCAATCGGCAATGGGATGTGGCCCGCGCGCTGGCTCCCATTCTGGGAAGGTCGGAAACGGAATTGGCAGACCGGCTCAAGATCACCACCCGCGTCGACACGAACGGGGTAGTGCGGACCAACCAGTTTGTGGACCTGAGGTTTGAGGCGACTCTGGACCAGTGGACGCAAGTTACCCAGGCGATGGCCCAGGTTCGCTTCGAAGGCGACGAGGCCGTCCTGCCCAAGCGCGAGCGTCGATTTTGGAACACACTCCGGCAACGGGCCATTTTTGGCATCGACTCCCAGCGCCGCATCTATCCCAACGGTCAGCTCGCCTCGCATGTGGTCGGCGTGGTCGGGATTACCAACTACACTCTCCATGACACCTGGGTTCGGGAGTTGTTCGGAGTCGAAGGCATTGAAGCCAGCTTCAACAAGCAGCTTTCCGGAGTGCGTGGAATCCGGGTCACCGAGAGGGACCGAAGCAACCGTGAGCTCGTTCGATTTCGCGGTCAGGACGCCGAGCCCGTTGCGGGCTTGAACGTGGTGCTGACGGTGGATCTGGTGCTGCAGAAGATATTGGAAGCCGAGCTGGCTGAGGCGGCGGCGAAGTTCCGCCCGGAGAACGCCATGGGGATCATCGTTCGTCCCCGGACAGGGGATATCCTGGCCATGGCGAACAGTCGCACGTTCGATCCGAACGACCTCTCCGCCTCGACGGTGCAGCATCGGCGGAACCGGATCATCGCGGATTTCTACGAGCCCGGATCGACCTTCAAGATCGTTTCGCTCTCCGCGGCGCTCAACGAGAAGGTTGCTCGGCTGACCGACTACTTTGACTGCGAGCACGGCTCCTGGCGCTATGGAGGATTGGTGCTCACGGACCATGAGCATTACGGGAGTCTTCCGCTGGAAACGGTCTTTGCGAAGTCATCGAACATCGGCATTGCGAAGATGGCCCTGCGCATGTCGGAGACCAACTTTCATCGGTATGTGCGGGCGTTCGGTTTTGGGAGCCGATCCGGAATTGAGCTGCCGGGCGAGGTGATGGGCCGGTTGCGCGATCCCAAGTATTGGCATAAGACTTCGCTCACGCGCATTCCCATCGGGTATGAGATCGGAGCCACTCCGTTGCAGATGGTGATGGCGGTCGCCGCTGTCGCCAACCAGGGCGTGCTCATGCAGCCGCATGTGGTCAAGCGGCTGGTGGACAATGAAGGCAGGACGGTGGTGGAGTACTCCCCGCAAAAAGTGCGCGAGGTGATGTCTCCGGCTGTGGCCAAACAGGTGGTCCAGGCCATGAAAACGGTGGCGAGCACCAATGGCACCGGAATCAAGGCGATGTTGGACAACTACTACGTGGCGGGCAAGACGGGCACTGCATGGAAGTGGAACAGCACCACGGCTCGCTACGATAAACGCTACTACTCCTCGTTCATCGGCTTTTTCCCGGCGGACGATCCTGAGCTCTGCATCTCCATTGTCGTGGATGACCCGCAGTCAGGTGTTTACGGCGGCCAGGTTGCCGCCCCGGTATTCCGCAAGGTTGCCGAGCAGGCCTCCCATTATTTGAAGATCCCGCCCGATCGCGGCAGTCTTTCGGTTCCGACCGAGGATTCCCGCGTGCCGGTGCCTGCGATGGTCCGAAGTTTCCCAGCAGCCCAGGTGGGAGGTTCGGTGCGTCCAGCCAATATTCCCTAA
- a CDS encoding dihydrofolate reductase family protein — protein MRKRPLNSGTARPWVSLNMAMTADGKIATENRQVASFGSRADHDQLYQLRARADAVMTGAGTIRQQNADLNSGGPRYQRLRRQNHLQPENLRVVVSGSAQLDLGSRLFHESGGPIILLTTTQTPARRLNLLRKANVQVGQFGDREVDLNAALIWLREHWQVHRLHCEGGGELNDAMFRADLVDELYLTVCPLIFGGKLAPTIADGKGFERLAEATQLEFVSVRQEGLELFLKLRRSAKTWKEDPHHPERECELVLKNVTIPS, from the coding sequence ATGAGGAAACGCCCGCTCAACTCAGGAACAGCCCGGCCGTGGGTGTCCCTCAACATGGCGATGACCGCCGATGGAAAGATCGCCACCGAGAATCGCCAGGTCGCCTCATTCGGAAGCCGCGCCGACCACGACCAACTCTACCAGCTCCGCGCGCGCGCCGATGCGGTGATGACCGGCGCGGGCACGATCCGCCAGCAGAACGCGGATCTGAACAGCGGTGGGCCACGCTATCAGCGATTGCGGCGTCAGAACCACCTTCAACCCGAGAACCTACGCGTCGTGGTGAGCGGCTCCGCGCAACTCGATCTCGGGTCGAGGCTATTTCACGAATCCGGTGGCCCCATCATTCTGCTCACCACCACCCAAACACCCGCACGCCGTTTGAATCTGCTGAGAAAGGCGAACGTGCAGGTGGGACAGTTTGGCGACCGAGAAGTGGATCTCAACGCAGCGTTGATCTGGCTGCGCGAACACTGGCAAGTGCACCGCCTGCACTGCGAAGGTGGCGGTGAACTGAACGACGCCATGTTCCGAGCCGACTTGGTGGATGAGCTCTACCTCACGGTCTGCCCGCTGATTTTTGGCGGCAAGCTGGCTCCCACCATCGCGGACGGCAAAGGTTTCGAGCGACTGGCGGAAGCGACGCAACTGGAGTTTGTCTCCGTTCGACAGGAAGGCTTGGAACTGTTTCTGAAACTCCGCAGATCCGCCAAGACTTGGAAGGAAGACCCTCATCACCCTGAGAGGGAGTGCGAACTCGTGCTCAAGAATGTCACGATACCTTCTTAA
- the queA gene encoding tRNA preQ1(34) S-adenosylmethionine ribosyltransferase-isomerase QueA has translation MRTADFDYPLPESLIAQAPLERRDDSRLLVLDRSRPELEHRHFRDLVELLPSPALLVFNDSRVIRARLRAQNSQSSGLFEVLLLEQNQTNDWWAMVRPGKRAKIGGSLILRHPARGNTGIVARVTEINDEGHRRLLFSGTRDLLAELEELGELPLPPYIERPAGSRDPRDDARYQTIYAGQPGSIAAPTAGLHFTQELLAALEARGVKLARTTLHVGAGTFAPVKSERISDHHMHSECYTLDAINAEKINQARQTGTPIIAVGTTTLRVLESIARLNPHGIAATQGKTDIFIYPPAEFLVVTSLITNFHLPQSTLLMLVSAFAAPGRTEGREKILNAYGEAIEKRYRFFSYGDAMWIR, from the coding sequence GTGCGGACGGCCGACTTTGACTATCCATTGCCTGAATCGCTCATCGCCCAAGCTCCGCTGGAGCGACGCGATGATTCTCGACTGTTGGTCCTGGATCGAAGCCGGCCCGAACTCGAGCACCGCCACTTTCGCGACCTGGTCGAACTCCTGCCGAGCCCTGCCCTCCTTGTTTTCAATGACTCGAGGGTCATCCGCGCTCGCTTGCGGGCACAAAACTCCCAGAGTAGCGGGCTTTTTGAAGTATTGTTGCTGGAGCAGAACCAAACCAACGACTGGTGGGCGATGGTGCGTCCGGGCAAACGGGCCAAAATCGGCGGGAGCTTGATCCTCCGCCATCCAGCTCGCGGGAACACCGGCATCGTGGCCCGCGTCACCGAGATCAACGACGAAGGACATCGCCGACTCCTCTTCAGCGGAACTCGCGATCTGCTGGCCGAACTCGAGGAACTGGGCGAGCTTCCACTCCCCCCCTACATCGAACGGCCCGCTGGATCGCGCGACCCGCGGGATGATGCACGTTACCAAACGATCTATGCCGGCCAGCCTGGATCGATCGCTGCGCCCACGGCGGGCTTGCACTTCACCCAAGAATTATTGGCAGCACTGGAAGCGCGGGGAGTGAAACTAGCTCGCACCACATTGCACGTCGGCGCTGGCACGTTCGCTCCCGTAAAGTCCGAGCGCATATCGGACCATCACATGCACAGCGAGTGCTACACACTCGACGCCATCAACGCGGAAAAAATCAATCAAGCCCGTCAGACAGGAACACCCATTATCGCGGTGGGAACCACAACGCTGCGAGTTCTGGAAAGCATCGCCAGACTCAATCCCCATGGCATCGCGGCCACCCAGGGAAAGACGGACATCTTCATCTATCCGCCGGCCGAGTTTCTGGTGGTCACCTCGCTCATCACCAACTTTCACCTACCGCAATCAACGCTCCTCATGCTGGTCAGCGCCTTCGCCGCCCCGGGTCGAACCGAAGGCCGGGAGAAAATCTTGAACGCCTACGGTGAAGCCATCGAAAAGCGCTACCGCTTTTTCAGCTACGGGGACGCCATGTGGATCCGATGA